From one Populus alba chromosome 17, ASM523922v2, whole genome shotgun sequence genomic stretch:
- the LOC118037078 gene encoding patatin-like protein 2: MANIQTPSSPPQPPTHVNQITILSIDGGGIRGIIPGTILAFLESELQKLDGADARLADYFDVISGTSTGGLVTAMLAAPNKQNRPLFAAKDINDFYLENCPKIFPQDSSPFASAANLVKTLRGPKYDGKFLHSIVKEKLGHTELHQTLTNIVIPTFDIKRLQPTIFSSYNVKNNPSTDALLSDICIGTSAAPTYLPAYYFETKDPSGKVREFNLIDGGVAANNPTLVAISEVSKSNQSEGPDSYRMNPMEYGRFLVLSLGTGTAKSEEKYDAEEAAKWGILGWLTSDHSTPLVDVFTQASADMVDFHISTVFQALNCEENYLRIQDDTLTGTLSSVDVATKENLENLVKVGEELLKKQVSRVNLATGVFEPINKMTNEEALRKLAKLLSREKHLRDAKSAVGN; the protein is encoded by the exons ATGGCGAACATTCAAACTCCATCATCACCTCCTCAACCTCCAACACATGTAAACCAAATCACCATTCTTAGCATCGATGGAGGTGGAATAAGAGGAATTATACCAGGAACTATCCTTGCCTTTCTAGAGTCTGAGCTTCAG AAGCTGGATGGTGCAGATGCAAGGCTTGCAGACTACTTTGATGTGATTTCAGGGACTAGCACTGGCGGCCTCGTGACGGCTATGCTAGCTGCACCGAATAAGCAAAACCGCCCTTTGTTTGCTGCTAAAGACATCAATGACTTCTACCTTGAGAACTGCCCTAAAATATTTCCTCAAGACAG CTCTCCGTTTGCCTCTGCTGCAAATCTTGTCAAGACATTGAGAGGGCCAAAATATGATGGGAAATTCTTGCATAGCATTGTCAAGGAAAAGTTGGGACATACAGAGTTGCACCAGACATTGACAAATATTgtgatcccaacttttgacatcaAGCGCCTCCAGCCAACTATCTTTTCTAGCTATAATGTGAAGAATAACCCATCAACGGATGCCCTTTTGTCCGATATCTGCATTGGAACTTCAGCTGCTCCAACTTATCTCCCTGCCTATTATTTTGAAACCAAAGATCCATCAGGCAAAGTTAGAGAATTCAATCTTATTGATGGTGGTGTGGCAGCAAACAATCCA ACTTTAGTTGCCATCAGTGAAGTTTCAAAAAGCAATCAATCGGAGGGACCTGACTCCTACCGCATGAACCCAATGGAATATGGCCGCTTTCTAGTCCTGTCCCTGGGCACTGGTACAGCAAAATCAGAAGAAAAGTACGATGCAGAAGAAGCAGCTAAATGGGGTATCTTGGGATGGTTGACTAGTGATCATTCTACTCCATTAGTGGATGTTTTCACACAAGCTAGTGCTGACATGGTTGATTTTCATATTTCCACTGTTTTTCAAGCCCTTAACTGTGAAGAAAATTATCTTCGAATTCAG GATGACACATTGACTGGAACGCTTTCATCTGTGGATGTTGCCACGAAAGAGAACTTGGAGAATCTTGTGAAAGTGGGCGAGGAATTGTTGAAGAAGCAAGTTTCAAGGGTGAATTTGGCTACTGGTGTCTTTGAACCCATCAATAAGATGACCAATGAAGAGGCTCTCAGAAA GTTGGCTAAATTACTCTCGAGGGAAAAGCATCTTCGCGACGCTAAGTCAGCTGTTGGAAATTAA